The Dendropsophus ebraccatus isolate aDenEbr1 chromosome 3, aDenEbr1.pat, whole genome shotgun sequence genome includes a region encoding these proteins:
- the LOC138787420 gene encoding izumo sperm-egg fusion protein 1-like isoform X1 has translation MMMWHWALITLMLVAHCLGCIPCDKHGKEAMEKYIMLIRDQQLEKTLKGNTTIMQIANAAQTQLLKYLGKEVQIMDKFAIADIVSEYKKAVTNIGEMEFKGAQLLHTILFQFQKLQERFKEIVEEAERRRCPNKQDFDNCGLLVQTYTRCDTCEEEKVICAGGPPSNQEYLDQCSCVCTQHSCFDLKTGDQCTPCRDHASHLANVINCGHKSLAIAEGEDLILKCHNKWFSSLEDGYKNLFYKNAKLEPKISDDPYPEMRGIHRSDSGKFTCMTILNSGIPVAKFTYNVEVKEGLGELSEETENDPLPTRPDDLQLPGGGFTTTTPNPLRGALPTSPDELDFPVSVSKLPEPVVIHHHHHNNKVFLAICGAAAITMIVISVIICFIMWWWKTKKSSQPQGEDVV, from the exons ATGATGATGTGGCACTGGGCATTAATAACATTGATGCTAGTAGCCCATTGTCTAGGCTGTATCCCATGTGACAAACATGGGAAGGAGGCCATGGAGAAATACATCATGCTTATCCGAGACCAACAGCTGGAGAAAACCCTGAAGGGTAATACCACCATAATGCAGATAGCCAACGCTGCCCAAACCCAGCTGCTGAAATACCTGGGAAAGGAAGTCCAGATAATGG ATAAATTTGCCATAGCGGACATTGTGTCTGAGTATAAGAAGGCGGTGACCAACATCGGGGAAATGGAATTTAAAG GCGCCCAGCTCCTTCACACCATACTGTTCCAGTTCCAAAAACTTCAGGAGCGATTTAAGGAAATTGTTGAGGAGGCGGAGAGAA GAAGGTGCCCAAACAAGCAAG ATTTTGACAACTGTG GCTTACTTGTGCAGACCTACACCCGCTGTGACACCTGTGAGGAGGAGAAGGTGATATGTGCCGGGGGCCCTCCAAGTAACCAAG AATACTTGGACCAGTGCAGCTGCGTCTGCACCCAGCACTCATGTTTCG ACCTAAAGACCGGAGACCAATGCACACCGTGCAGGGATCACGCATCTCATCTGGCAAATGTTATAAACTGTGGAC acAAAAGCTTAGCCATTGCTGAGGGGGAAGACCTAATCCTGAAGTGCCATAATAAATGGTTCTCCAGCCTCGAGGATGGATACAAAAACCTATTCTATAAG AATGCTAAACTCGAGCCTAAAATTTCGGATGACCCCTACCCAGAGATGAGGGGGATTCACAGGTCAGATTCAGGAAAGTTCACATGTATGACCATACTGAACTCCGGCATACCAGTGGCTAAATTTACCTACAATGTGGAAG ttaaagaaGGATTAGGAGAGTTAAGTGAAGAAACAGAAAATGATCCACTCCCTACACGTCCTGATGATCTTCAACTTCCCGGTGGGGGATTTACCACAACAACACCAAATCCACTAAGAGGTGCACTCCCAACAAGTCCTGATGAACTAGACTTCCCTGTGTCCGTGTCTAAGCTGCCAGAACCAGTAGTcatccatcatcaccatcacaaTAACAAGGTGTTTCTGGCCATATGTGGAGCTGCTGCCATCACTATGATTGTCATCTCTGTTATAATATG TTTCATCATGTGGTGGTGGAAAACTAAGAAATCCTCACAGCCTCAGGGAGAAGACGTTGTGTAA
- the LOC138787420 gene encoding uncharacterized protein isoform X2, which produces MEFKGAQLLHTILFQFQKLQERFKEIVEEAERRRCPNKQDFDNCGLLVQTYTRCDTCEEEKVICAGGPPSNQEYLDQCSCVCTQHSCFDLKTGDQCTPCRDHASHLANVINCGHKSLAIAEGEDLILKCHNKWFSSLEDGYKNLFYKNAKLEPKISDDPYPEMRGIHRSDSGKFTCMTILNSGIPVAKFTYNVEVKEGLGELSEETENDPLPTRPDDLQLPGGGFTTTTPNPLRGALPTSPDELDFPVSVSKLPEPVVIHHHHHNNKVFLAICGAAAITMIVISVIICFIMWWWKTKKSSQPQGEDVV; this is translated from the exons ATGGAATTTAAAG GCGCCCAGCTCCTTCACACCATACTGTTCCAGTTCCAAAAACTTCAGGAGCGATTTAAGGAAATTGTTGAGGAGGCGGAGAGAA GAAGGTGCCCAAACAAGCAAG ATTTTGACAACTGTG GCTTACTTGTGCAGACCTACACCCGCTGTGACACCTGTGAGGAGGAGAAGGTGATATGTGCCGGGGGCCCTCCAAGTAACCAAG AATACTTGGACCAGTGCAGCTGCGTCTGCACCCAGCACTCATGTTTCG ACCTAAAGACCGGAGACCAATGCACACCGTGCAGGGATCACGCATCTCATCTGGCAAATGTTATAAACTGTGGAC acAAAAGCTTAGCCATTGCTGAGGGGGAAGACCTAATCCTGAAGTGCCATAATAAATGGTTCTCCAGCCTCGAGGATGGATACAAAAACCTATTCTATAAG AATGCTAAACTCGAGCCTAAAATTTCGGATGACCCCTACCCAGAGATGAGGGGGATTCACAGGTCAGATTCAGGAAAGTTCACATGTATGACCATACTGAACTCCGGCATACCAGTGGCTAAATTTACCTACAATGTGGAAG ttaaagaaGGATTAGGAGAGTTAAGTGAAGAAACAGAAAATGATCCACTCCCTACACGTCCTGATGATCTTCAACTTCCCGGTGGGGGATTTACCACAACAACACCAAATCCACTAAGAGGTGCACTCCCAACAAGTCCTGATGAACTAGACTTCCCTGTGTCCGTGTCTAAGCTGCCAGAACCAGTAGTcatccatcatcaccatcacaaTAACAAGGTGTTTCTGGCCATATGTGGAGCTGCTGCCATCACTATGATTGTCATCTCTGTTATAATATG TTTCATCATGTGGTGGTGGAAAACTAAGAAATCCTCACAGCCTCAGGGAGAAGACGTTGTGTAA